The sequence AACCAATGGGAGTAACCTCGATGTTAATTATCAGAGCGATACCTACAGCTGGTTTACCCGGATGATTTCCCGTTTTACCGTCTGGAAATCCACGGATATTCAGTTGCGGGGGAATTACGAAGCTCCTCAGCAAACTCCTCAGGGACGACGGAAAGCGCTGGCAACGCTCGATTTATCCGTAAGTAAGGATCTGTTCAATAATAACGGCACGTTGACCCTCAATGTACTGGATGTGTTCAACTCCCGTCGCTTTCGGTCCATAACAGAAGGGCCTAATTTTTACGCCGAAAGCAGTTCCCAATTTCGGCTTCGTCAGTTTAATCTAACCCTCAGCTATCGGTTACGTCAGGCGAAGAAGAAAGTAAAAGAAGGCGCAGAAGGCGAGTTTTAATGACTTCTCTCCGGACTTTGGGCCCCGCAAAAATGAATTCGTCTTCAATCAGCCCCTGTGTTTTTTAGAAATTTACCCTACATTTGCCGTACTGAAAATCACATTTGCCACATACCGCAGCCCTTCATAAAGGCACCTACCCGTTCAGCTTATTGAACGAAGCTAGTTGCGCTAGTATGGTATTGCTATTTGGTCATTCGCCCGTAGGTCAATACTAAACAAGGCGTCAACAACCAGGGTAGGCTGTTTGCTGCGACCTTACCAGACAGGGATAGCTTCTCCTGCCAATCTTCTTATTTTTCATTTTTTCTTTCTGATGCCAATGAAATTCAATCATTTCATTCCTGGCACGGTATGTCTAATCGCGTGCCTGTCAGTGTCGTGCTCAATGTCAAATTTTCAGTTCAAGACCAAACGTGAATCGACGATGGATCAACATAGCATAAACAAAACACTAATCCGTGATTTCTACAGACGAGCTTTAGGACAGGGCGACATCGATTTTGCCAGGGCAATCGTGGCCGACGGGTATATTCAGCATAGTTCAATGGGCAAACCTGACAAAGCGGGCCTCCTTGAATCCCTGGAAGCGTTCGGGAAAATGCCCAAACCCGTTACAACCTCAAAACCATTTATGCGATTACTGGCAGAAGGTGATTATGTTGTAACAAACATGAGTTTTGGTTGGGGTGACTCACAGAAGGTAGTTGTTGATCTGTTCCGATTTGAAAATGGGCAGGTGATCGAGCATTGGGATGCAATTCAGGATCAGCCTGAATCCACCCACAACGGGAATGCCATGATGGATGGAGCCGTGGAGGCCGATACGACCGAGCCAACAGAAACCAACAAAGCAGTAGTCGCTGATTATTACCAACGAGTTTTGATTCAGCGACAAACTGACCGGCTTGCCGACTTTGTGGCGGTAGATCTTGTTCAGCACAATCCCGAAATAGCTAATGGAACTGCCGGTTTGCTGGCGTATTTTAGTCGGGGAGCCGATGATTTCTCCATGAATAAGGTACACCGGATAATTGGTGAAGGCAATTTTGTGGTTGTTCAGGCGGAGGGAGAACTGGCAGGGAAGCCGACGGTATTCTATGATATATTCCGTTTGATAGGAGGGGAGATCGTCGAGCAATGGGCTGTTAGCCAGGCTATACCAGCTAATATGCCTCATGAAAACGGTATACTTTAAGGATGTTTAAGCGGGTCAGATTTTCTGCCTGTTGCAAGCTAATGGATCAAAAAAAACCCGGCAGCGCTACGCATTCGGGTTTTTAATATTAATGCCACTCCTTTATTGATACTGAATGTACATGGGTTTAGGAGTCAAGGCCAGTACTTCTTCGGGGGTCATGATACGCGAGCCTTGCTTACGGAAATCATTATCGTAAAACAGCTTGAAGCCTGTATACTGAACCGGTTCTTTCTGAATGTAATCGTGGTACGAATCTTTTTTCAGTACCGGTGGGCCCCAACCGTCCATATCCATCACGATCTGTACATTGGGATCAAGCTTAATGTTTTTGTAGTTCTTGATCATGCCCTGCGTAAAGCGGTGAACGACCAGCACTTTGGGTGGCAACTTATATTCTTTTACCATACGGCTTAGAAACTGCACCGCCTGGTTAACATCAGCGGCATCGTAGCTACCAATTTTAGTGCCTGGTTTAGCGCCTGTTACCATTGAGAACTCCGGATCAATACCAAGATGCACAAACGGCAGTTTCAGGTACTTTCCCAAGAATTCCATCTCCGGGCCAAGTGGCGCATGGCCCCGCTGAATGTCCAGAAACACAATCGCTTTGTGTTCATTGCCCCATTTCAAGACTTTCTTGATGGTTTTGTCTGACATGCGCATACGGTAGCCGCCATCTTTACCGGGTGCTCCCTGAGCCGATATAGCTACCAGATGAAGGGCAGGCTGAATGGGCGTTGCAGGGTCTGCTTTTTCCCAGTTTTTTATTTCCCGGTCGAGCCTGTCCAGCATTTCCTCTTTAGGATACTTACCCAGAATTCCCATTTTCTTGGAATGAGGATTACCATAGTACGCGAAGATTCGCTTTTGGGGAAGAATAGCTCCCTCTGGCGCGTATGTGAGTGAATCGAGTGTGGAGTCTCCCGTGGATACCGCACGATTTGACGCCATTGGTCGGGCTTCAGTCGCGGGCTTTTCTGACGAGTCAACCTTGGCGTTTGCCGGCTCGGCTGATGCTTCAGCAGTGATTTTGCCGGTTTGAGCGGTATTTTCCTGTTTAGATTGGGAAGTGCAGCCAGTAAGTTGACTGAGAGCCAGCAGAGAGAGTGCGGCCAGGGGGAAACGCATGTTAATCAACTAGGTTAGAAGGATAAGTCGTGAGAAAAGGGCTACGTTTCACATGAATGAACGCTTAGCCTAGGGTGCAAGTATAGAATCTTATTGTAACTTTTCAAAGCATTAATTCGCCTAAGCCCTGTCGAATTATCGAAAAATCGTCATCGGTAGCGTCAATGATCGTTGAGGGGATATTACCCCCGTAGCCTCCATCGATTACGATATCGACCTGATGCTGGAACTTCTCGAAGATTAACTCCGGATCGGTCGAATACTCAATGACCTCATCTTCATCGCGGATCGATGTTGTAATAATTGGATTTCCCAGTTCATGGACGATCTGGCGGGGAATGCTATTGTCAGGAACACGAATACCCACTGTTTTCTTATTCGTATTGAGCAGTTTTGGTACGCTGCCGCTTGCTTCCAGAATGAACGTAAAAGGTCCAGGCAACAATTTTTTCATGAGCTTAAACGCCTGATTGCTCACTCGGGCATAATCGGCAATATGGCTCAGGTCGTAGCAGATGAATGAAAAATCGTTTTTTGCTGGCTTTATCCCCTTGATTCGAGCTACGCGTTCAACAGACCGGGCGTTATGGATATCGCAACCCATACCATAAATTGTATCGGTTGGGTAAATAATAACGGCCCCATCGCGTAACGCTTTCACGATATAGTCAATACGTCGAGGGTCGGGGTTTTGAGGATATAGTTTAATGAATTCAGCTGGCATGGGATATCGGGTTTACAGCTTTTGGTTAGCCCAGATCGCAAATGGGGCTTTCAGGCTAATGCTTAACTGAAAACTGTAAACTGCAAACAGGCTAAACCAGTTTCACCTGTGGATAGGGAGATTGGTGAGCCCGATTCCATTTAAGGTAATGCCGATATAAGCTGTTGACGGGCGGATGGAAATGGTTTAGGCTGAGAATCAGATTGGTTAACAGGTCTGGTTGCTCGATGTATTGTAATAACTGCCCGAATTGAGCTACTAATTCAAACTGTTCTGTATAGAATGATTTTCGAATAAATTTTCGAATCCGACCCGCCAGTGCCTGGTATTCGGCGGGGGTGGTGCAACGGTCAAAGGCTTTATAACATACCGCTAATGA comes from Spirosoma aureum and encodes:
- a CDS encoding nuclear transport factor 2 family protein, whose amino-acid sequence is MDQHSINKTLIRDFYRRALGQGDIDFARAIVADGYIQHSSMGKPDKAGLLESLEAFGKMPKPVTTSKPFMRLLAEGDYVVTNMSFGWGDSQKVVVDLFRFENGQVIEHWDAIQDQPESTHNGNAMMDGAVEADTTEPTETNKAVVADYYQRVLIQRQTDRLADFVAVDLVQHNPEIANGTAGLLAYFSRGADDFSMNKVHRIIGEGNFVVVQAEGELAGKPTVFYDIFRLIGGEIVEQWAVSQAIPANMPHENGIL
- a CDS encoding L-threonylcarbamoyladenylate synthase, with the protein product MPAEFIKLYPQNPDPRRIDYIVKALRDGAVIIYPTDTIYGMGCDIHNARSVERVARIKGIKPAKNDFSFICYDLSHIADYARVSNQAFKLMKKLLPGPFTFILEASGSVPKLLNTNKKTVGIRVPDNSIPRQIVHELGNPIITTSIRDEDEVIEYSTDPELIFEKFQHQVDIVIDGGYGGNIPSTIIDATDDDFSIIRQGLGELML